A region of the Cannabis sativa cultivar Pink pepper isolate KNU-18-1 chromosome 3, ASM2916894v1, whole genome shotgun sequence genome:
ATTTTCATATCaaatatgaaaaatttatttatctttCTTTTCTCAACAAAATCTAACTCCAAAACATAACCTTAAGAGATCATAGAACTATAGGAAGGATTACTAAGATATCAAGCAAGAAAAAAGTTCAAGACTTGGATAACTAAAAGGTAAAGCCTTTTAACATATCAATAATAAGCACTATGCATGTGAAAAACAAAGGTGAAAAGCCTATTCATggttaaaacaataataaagaaaaaaaaatcacttaacACAAAATATGGAAATCAAAATAGGATTTTTAAACCATAGCAATTAGCAAGCATTATCAAGATATCAAACAAGAAAAGTTCAAGACTTAATAAACTTAGATAACTAAAAGGTAAAGCCTTTAACATATCAATAATAAGCATTATGCATGTGAAAAACAAAGGTGAAAAGTCTATTAATGCTTAAAACCATAATCAAGAAAAAAGTCACTTAACACAAATTAAGGAAATGAAAATAGGATTTTTGTATGTACCTGTACATGAAAATGTCCAGTCCTTGAAGATTCTTCTTGCAAAGAAAGCAAGAATTCAAAAAATCTGGGGTCCAAAACTCTCTATCAACATCTCCAATATTGGCAGGTGAAGCAGAGAAAACACCAGAAGTAACAACCATATAAGAATTATCAACAACACCATTAAGCTTATCATCATAATAAACACGTTTCCTAATCAAATTGTTGCCATGGTGAGATATAACACAAGTATAACTTTCAGACAATTCATCAACCACTTCATCTTCAACAACATGGTGAATTTGATTATcaaaaccaccaccaccacctctgAAATTAGCAGTGGCTTTAGAAGCAGAAGAGACAATTGGGATTGGAGGAGTAGTGGGAGTAGTAGTTGATCTAGGTGAGACCACTACAAATGGTTCAGCTCCATGAGAATTGGAGGAGGTTAAATCAGTCATGGCAGCTACTATGCCTAAACCCACAACACCAGCTTGGAAATTTCTTGGGGATTTAGCTGTGGTTATGGagaaagattcagagaaagtgGTGAAGAGTGAAATACTCATAATGGGTTTCTTCTTAACTGATGATTTTTTCTCCATTTTTGGGTTTTTAATTCTTGATATCTTTCTTCAATAAAGTTTCAATCTTTAT
Encoded here:
- the LOC115709610 gene encoding FCS-Like Zinc finger 14 is translated as MEKKSSVKKKPIMSISLFTTFSESFSITTAKSPRNFQAGVVGLGIVAAMTDLTSSNSHGAEPFVVVSPRSTTTPTTPPIPIVSSASKATANFRGGGGGFDNQIHHVVEDEVVDELSESYTCVISHHGNNLIRKRVYYDDKLNGVVDNSYMVVTSGVFSASPANIGDVDREFWTPDFLNSCFLCKKNLQGLDIFMYRGEKAFCSSDCREKHMRSEDYKDKCRSEARKPSLDYTVSPCSSPQVFLAGVAAA